A genomic segment from Bacillus cereus G9842 encodes:
- a CDS encoding peptidoglycan-N-acetylglucosamine deacetylase, translating to MEKALKIKQIVVVLIAIAAVAIGYYMFQSITSPAKAVAKQENVVQLASEQPKVEMNKTAPSRFNGKERKVAYLTFDDGPGKYTAELLNTLKQHDAKATFFLIGANVKEFPDLVKRENAEGHYVGMHSMTHNFAKLYKNGEYVNEMKEDQGLIANIIGKSPKLTRPPYGSMPGLNEGLRNKVVESGFKVWDWTIDSSDWKYNKMPIDAAAAQIAQNVLTNATKPQEVILMHDIHPQSVAAVPAILKGLKEKGYEFEAYHEENHFPVNLWHDNRM from the coding sequence ATGGAAAAAGCTTTAAAAATTAAACAAATAGTAGTCGTTTTAATAGCGATTGCCGCAGTAGCTATTGGGTATTACATGTTCCAATCAATTACTTCACCAGCAAAAGCTGTTGCGAAACAAGAAAATGTAGTGCAGCTTGCAAGTGAACAGCCGAAAGTTGAAATGAATAAAACGGCACCAAGTCGTTTTAATGGAAAAGAAAGAAAAGTTGCTTATCTTACATTTGACGATGGGCCAGGGAAATATACGGCTGAATTATTAAATACGCTAAAACAACATGATGCGAAGGCGACGTTCTTTTTAATTGGAGCGAATGTCAAAGAATTTCCTGATTTAGTGAAACGTGAAAATGCTGAGGGTCATTATGTAGGCATGCATAGTATGACACATAATTTCGCAAAGTTATATAAAAATGGCGAGTATGTAAATGAGATGAAAGAAGATCAAGGTTTAATCGCTAATATTATTGGGAAATCACCTAAATTAACACGTCCTCCATATGGTTCGATGCCTGGATTGAATGAAGGTCTTCGAAATAAAGTGGTAGAAAGCGGATTTAAAGTATGGGATTGGACAATTGATTCATCAGATTGGAAATACAATAAAATGCCAATTGATGCAGCTGCAGCACAAATTGCTCAAAATGTATTAACAAACGCAACAAAACCACAAGAAGTAATTTTAATGCATGATATTCACCCGCAATCAGTTGCTGCTGTGCCAGCAATTTTAAAGGGGCTAAAAGAAAAGGGTTATGAGTTTGAAGCTTATCATGAAGAGAATCACTTCCCAGTGAACCTCTGGCATGATAACCGTATGTAA
- a CDS encoding YkyA family protein: MKYGKVAVVGVLSVGLLTGCFGEKPEENLYTAFETAATQEKSLVDEAKKLEQLEKQGQELYAQILQEGKDHNEAVVKKIEQATANVDDREKVLKSEKEMLEKAQKETKSVQSNIEKIEDKKLQKQAKAVEESYKNRYDAFKKMNENYTKVLATEKELYEKLKVKETKLKEIGEKVKTVNELNVEAQKSKEQFNKFTKEYNDSKLAFYKDAEIKIKDQK, from the coding sequence TTGAAGTATGGAAAAGTAGCAGTAGTAGGAGTATTATCAGTAGGACTTTTAACAGGTTGTTTCGGTGAAAAGCCAGAAGAAAATCTATATACAGCTTTTGAAACAGCAGCAACACAAGAAAAATCTTTAGTGGATGAAGCAAAAAAATTAGAGCAGTTAGAGAAACAAGGGCAAGAATTATATGCTCAAATTTTGCAAGAAGGTAAAGATCATAATGAAGCAGTTGTAAAGAAAATAGAGCAAGCTACTGCAAATGTAGATGATCGTGAAAAAGTATTGAAAAGTGAAAAAGAAATGTTAGAAAAAGCACAGAAGGAAACAAAATCTGTTCAAAGTAATATAGAGAAGATTGAAGATAAGAAGTTACAAAAACAAGCAAAAGCAGTAGAAGAGTCGTATAAAAACCGTTATGATGCATTCAAAAAGATGAATGAAAATTACACGAAAGTGTTAGCGACTGAAAAAGAACTGTATGAAAAATTAAAAGTAAAAGAAACGAAATTAAAAGAAATCGGTGAAAAAGTTAAAACTGTTAATGAATTAAATGTGGAAGCACAAAAGTCGAAAGAGCAGTTTAACAAATTTACAAAAGAGTATAATGACAGTAAATTAGCATTCTACAAAGATGCAGAAATTAAGATTAAAGATCAGAAATAA
- a CDS encoding MgtC/SapB family protein yields the protein MSYEFLLKLGLALFLGLFIGIDRQLKNKPLGVKTSMVISVASCLITMVSIESVHVYSVPGHTNMDPMRLAAQIVSGIGFLGAGVILRRSNDVISGLTTASMVWAASALGIAIGAGFYLQATVAMVLIILAINVLPQLVKIAGPYSLRQKDLSIKITVKEHHELDGIFKQIKNLGMHVKRVKIKDIDSGAFQQLEMVILAPEDLYTTELYSSLKEIDRVVSVEVESR from the coding sequence ATGTCATATGAATTTTTACTCAAATTAGGTTTAGCACTCTTTTTAGGATTATTCATCGGGATAGATAGGCAGCTAAAGAATAAACCACTTGGTGTGAAAACAAGTATGGTTATTTCTGTAGCAAGTTGTTTAATTACGATGGTTTCAATTGAATCTGTGCATGTATATTCTGTTCCAGGACATACAAATATGGATCCGATGCGACTGGCCGCTCAAATTGTTAGTGGAATTGGTTTTCTTGGCGCAGGTGTCATTTTACGAAGAAGTAATGATGTTATTTCTGGATTAACAACAGCTTCTATGGTGTGGGCTGCTTCAGCTTTAGGGATCGCAATTGGTGCGGGATTTTATTTACAAGCGACAGTTGCTATGGTTTTAATTATTTTAGCGATTAATGTACTTCCGCAACTTGTGAAAATTGCAGGACCGTATTCATTAAGACAAAAGGATTTATCTATAAAAATTACTGTTAAAGAGCATCATGAGTTAGATGGTATATTTAAGCAAATTAAAAATTTAGGCATGCATGTGAAACGCGTGAAAATTAAAGATATAGATAGTGGAGCATTTCAGCAATTGGAAATGGTTATTTTAGCTCCAGAAGATTTATATACAACAGAGTTATATAGTTCCCTGAAAGAGATTGATCGAGTAGTTTCAGTTGAAGTGGAAAGTAGATAA
- a CDS encoding GNAT family N-acetyltransferase, translating to MEIHIRRAIKDDIRGIAKVHVDSWKTTYKGIFADEFLENITYEQREKQWENIFQQEDTCQYRFVAETLNGTIVGFIDGGVERSGAYNCDGELYAIYLLQQYQGLKIGQKLFQALLSECVKNDMQSLLVWVVTNNPSKKFYEKFNPEKIDTKFLERVKVEETAYCWRDLNLLQKQTAI from the coding sequence ATGGAAATACATATTAGAAGAGCTATAAAAGATGATATACGAGGTATAGCAAAGGTGCATGTTGATAGCTGGAAAACAACGTATAAAGGTATATTTGCTGACGAATTTTTAGAAAATATAACATATGAGCAACGAGAAAAACAATGGGAAAACATTTTTCAACAAGAAGATACATGCCAATATAGATTTGTAGCAGAGACGTTAAATGGAACGATAGTCGGATTTATTGATGGGGGAGTTGAAAGAAGCGGTGCATATAATTGTGATGGGGAATTATATGCAATCTATCTTTTACAACAGTATCAAGGATTGAAAATAGGCCAAAAGTTATTTCAAGCGTTACTATCAGAATGTGTAAAGAATGATATGCAATCTCTTTTAGTTTGGGTCGTTACGAATAATCCTTCTAAAAAGTTTTATGAAAAATTCAACCCTGAAAAAATTGATACGAAATTTTTAGAGAGAGTAAAGGTAGAAGAAACAGCGTATTGTTGGAGAGATTTGAATTTGTTACAAAAACAAACAGCTATATAG
- a CDS encoding IucA/IucC family protein, producing the protein MQHAKQIAEHATLQSFLNCYLRETGSGEWITEDERMKSIFSNTLNRDTVPTYLCCRLSAQNVTLYGEVIYKSSTDRHLFGEKFYYQIGDSNSVIKADYVTVITFLIKEMSINYGEGTNPAELMLRVIRSCQNIEEFIKERIEDTSALYGFHTTFIEAEQSLLFGHLTHPTPKSRQGILDWKSEMYSPELKGECQLHYFRAHKSIVNEKSLLSASTTTIIKEELSNDEMVSKEFIAKYCKEDQYALIPIHPLQAEWLLHQAYVQDWIVQELLEYIGPVGKYFMATSSLRTLYHPDSKYMLKFSFPVKVTNSMRINKLKELESGLEGKEMLNTAIGEVRERFPGFDFICDPAYITLNYGTQESGFEVIIRENPFYSEHANDATLIAGLVQDAIPGERTRLSNIIHRLADLESKSCEEVSLEWFRRYMNISLKPMVWMYLQYGVALEAHQQNSVVQLKDGYPVKYYFRDNQGFYFCNSMKEMLNNELAGIGERTGNLYDDYIVDERFRYYLIFNHMFGLINGFGTAGLIKEEILLSELRSVLESFLPYNREPSTFLRELLDEDKLACKANLLTRFFDVDELSNPLEQAIYVQVHNPLVREVAVRS; encoded by the coding sequence ATGCAGCATGCGAAACAAATCGCAGAACATGCAACATTACAAAGCTTTTTAAACTGTTATTTAAGAGAAACAGGGAGTGGAGAATGGATTACAGAGGATGAAAGAATGAAGAGTATCTTCAGTAATACGTTGAATAGAGATACAGTCCCCACATATTTATGTTGTCGGCTATCGGCACAGAACGTTACTTTGTATGGAGAAGTTATATATAAATCATCAACAGATCGCCATTTGTTTGGAGAAAAATTTTATTATCAAATTGGAGATAGTAATTCTGTTATTAAAGCAGATTACGTTACAGTTATTACATTTTTAATAAAAGAGATGTCTATCAACTACGGAGAAGGAACGAATCCTGCGGAACTTATGCTTCGAGTCATTCGTAGTTGTCAAAATATTGAGGAATTTATAAAAGAGAGAATAGAAGATACATCCGCATTATACGGTTTCCATACAACTTTTATAGAAGCGGAGCAGTCTTTATTATTTGGGCATTTAACTCATCCTACACCAAAGAGTAGACAGGGGATATTGGATTGGAAAAGTGAAATGTATTCTCCAGAATTAAAAGGAGAATGTCAGCTTCATTATTTTCGGGCACATAAAAGTATAGTAAATGAAAAATCATTATTATCAGCTTCTACAACAACGATTATAAAAGAAGAATTAAGTAATGATGAGATGGTTAGTAAGGAATTTATAGCGAAGTACTGTAAGGAAGATCAATATGCATTAATTCCAATTCATCCGCTTCAGGCAGAATGGCTCTTGCATCAAGCTTACGTACAGGATTGGATAGTTCAAGAATTGCTTGAGTATATTGGACCTGTAGGTAAGTATTTTATGGCAACATCATCACTAAGGACGCTGTATCATCCCGATTCGAAGTATATGCTTAAGTTTTCATTTCCGGTGAAAGTAACGAATTCAATGCGTATTAATAAACTGAAAGAACTTGAGAGTGGTCTTGAAGGGAAGGAAATGTTAAATACGGCTATTGGTGAAGTACGAGAAAGATTTCCAGGCTTTGATTTTATTTGTGATCCAGCTTATATTACATTAAATTATGGAACACAAGAATCTGGATTTGAAGTGATTATTCGCGAGAACCCTTTTTATAGTGAACATGCAAACGACGCAACATTAATTGCTGGGCTAGTTCAAGATGCTATACCTGGGGAGCGTACGCGGTTATCGAATATTATTCATCGCCTAGCAGATTTAGAAAGTAAAAGCTGTGAAGAAGTAAGCTTAGAGTGGTTTAGAAGATATATGAATATTTCTTTAAAGCCAATGGTATGGATGTATTTACAGTATGGTGTTGCATTAGAAGCTCATCAGCAAAATAGCGTTGTTCAGCTAAAAGATGGTTATCCGGTCAAATATTATTTCCGTGATAATCAAGGATTTTATTTCTGTAATTCAATGAAAGAGATGCTTAATAATGAATTAGCTGGTATTGGAGAACGTACTGGAAATTTATATGACGACTATATTGTGGATGAGAGATTTCGTTACTACTTAATTTTCAATCATATGTTTGGCCTCATTAATGGTTTTGGCACAGCAGGATTAATTAAGGAGGAAATTCTTCTCTCGGAATTAAGGTCTGTACTTGAATCATTCCTTCCGTATAACCGGGAACCTTCAACATTTTTAAGAGAATTATTGGACGAAGATAAGTTAGCGTGTAAAGCAAATTTACTAACGAGATTTTTCGATGTCGATGAGTTAAGTAATCCATTAGAGCAAGCAATTTATGTGCAAGTACATAATCCGCTCGTTAGAGAAGTGGCTGTTCGTTCATAA
- a CDS encoding IucA/IucC family protein, which produces MRVDMYHTKVLKALESEDYISVRRRVLRQLVESLIYEGIITPVRIEKEEQILFIIQGLDEEDKSVTYKCYGRERMTFGRISLDSLIVRVQDEQQEIQSVSQFLEEVFRVASVEQAKLDSFMHELEQTIFKDTIAQYERNNKKEYNQKSYDEFESHLIDGHPYHPSYKARIGFQYRDNFQYGYEFMQPIKLIWIAAHKKYSSVGYENEVIYDEILIEEIGERKLEEFMERICNRGCNPKQYVFIPVHPWQWENFIISNYADHIQGKFIIYLGTSEDEYCAQQSMRTVRNITNPKKPYVKLSMNLLNTSTLRTLKPYSVVSAPAISNWLSDVVSNDAYLSDEARLILLKEFSSVTYDTNKKAIYGSLGCIWRESVHKYLDAQEDAIPFNGLYAKEKDGTPIIDAWLNKYGMKDWLQLLIQKAIIPVIHLVVEHGIALESHGQNMILVHKEGVPVRIALKDFHEGLEFYRPYLKEVDKCPDFTKMHRTYANGKMNDFFEMDRIECLQEMVLDALFLFNLGELAFVLADEYGLKEERFWIMVVEEIENHLRIYPHLKGRFENIQLYAPTFYAEQLTKRRLYRDVESLVHEVPNPLYRVRQLMKQKSVVTGGNYANR; this is translated from the coding sequence ATGAGAGTGGACATGTATCATACGAAAGTATTGAAGGCGCTCGAATCAGAAGATTACATTTCAGTACGAAGAAGAGTGCTACGTCAATTAGTAGAATCGTTAATTTATGAGGGGATTATTACACCGGTTCGCATAGAAAAAGAAGAACAAATTCTTTTTATAATACAAGGACTTGATGAAGAAGACAAAAGTGTCACGTACAAATGCTATGGCAGGGAACGGATGACATTTGGACGTATTTCTTTAGACTCATTAATAGTAAGAGTCCAAGATGAACAGCAAGAAATACAATCTGTCTCGCAATTTCTAGAAGAAGTTTTTCGAGTTGCTAGTGTAGAACAAGCCAAATTAGATTCTTTTATGCACGAATTAGAACAAACAATATTTAAAGACACGATTGCACAATATGAAAGAAATAATAAGAAAGAATACAATCAAAAATCTTACGATGAGTTTGAAAGCCATTTAATAGACGGCCATCCATATCACCCTAGTTATAAAGCTCGTATTGGATTTCAATATCGTGACAATTTTCAATATGGATATGAATTTATGCAGCCAATAAAACTCATATGGATTGCAGCGCATAAAAAATACTCCAGTGTAGGGTATGAGAATGAAGTAATTTATGACGAAATTTTAATAGAGGAGATTGGTGAGCGTAAATTAGAAGAGTTTATGGAGCGAATTTGTAATCGGGGATGTAATCCAAAACAGTACGTGTTTATACCTGTTCATCCTTGGCAGTGGGAGAATTTCATCATTTCAAATTATGCGGATCATATACAGGGTAAATTTATTATTTATTTAGGAACATCAGAGGATGAGTATTGCGCACAACAGTCAATGAGAACGGTAAGAAATATTACGAATCCAAAGAAACCGTACGTTAAATTATCGATGAATTTACTCAACACTTCAACACTCCGTACGTTGAAACCGTATTCTGTTGTGAGTGCACCAGCAATATCAAATTGGTTAAGTGATGTTGTAAGTAATGACGCCTATTTAAGCGATGAAGCACGTTTAATCTTGTTAAAGGAGTTTTCCAGTGTAACGTATGACACGAATAAGAAAGCTATATATGGTTCATTAGGATGTATTTGGCGCGAAAGCGTTCACAAGTATTTAGATGCACAAGAGGACGCAATTCCTTTTAATGGTTTATACGCTAAAGAGAAAGATGGTACACCAATTATTGATGCATGGTTGAACAAATATGGAATGAAGGATTGGCTACAATTACTTATTCAAAAAGCGATAATACCAGTTATACATCTTGTTGTAGAGCATGGCATCGCACTGGAATCACATGGACAAAATATGATTCTAGTCCATAAAGAAGGGGTGCCTGTTCGTATTGCGTTAAAGGATTTTCATGAAGGGCTTGAGTTTTATCGTCCATATTTGAAAGAAGTTGATAAATGTCCCGACTTTACTAAAATGCATAGAACATATGCGAATGGAAAAATGAATGATTTCTTTGAAATGGATCGCATCGAATGTTTGCAAGAGATGGTATTAGATGCACTTTTCCTGTTTAATTTAGGAGAATTAGCGTTCGTACTTGCGGATGAATATGGATTGAAAGAAGAACGTTTTTGGATAATGGTTGTTGAAGAAATTGAAAATCATTTAAGAATATATCCACATTTGAAAGGTAGATTTGAAAATATTCAATTATATGCACCTACATTCTATGCTGAACAATTAACGAAACGTCGATTATATAGGGATGTGGAATCGCTTGTTCATGAAGTTCCAAATCCATTGTATAGAGTAAGACAACTTATGAAACAAAAATCAGTTGTTACAGGGGGAAATTATGCTAATCGTTAA